In the genome of Chloroflexota bacterium, one region contains:
- the ugpC gene encoding sn-glycerol-3-phosphate ABC transporter ATP-binding protein UgpC, with product MASVTYDHVTKKFGEVTAINDLNISVADKEFLVLVGPSGCGKSTALRMLAGLEEITGGEIRIGDRVVNDVAPKDRDIAMVFQSYALYPHMSVYDNMAFGLKLRKMPKAEIDTRVKKAADILSIGQLLNRKPKQLSGGQRQRVAVGRAIVRNPAVFLFDEPLSNLDAKLRVQTRAEISKLHQQLGTTFIYVTHDQVEAMTMASRIAVMKDGVLQQIDSPQNLYDRPDNVFVAGFIGSPSMNFFDARVKSDNGKMVVDCGAFHVTVPEGRDGPYKSHVGKDVIMGVRPEDIHDPNYAPPGIHQAPVEARVDVTELMGNEVFLYLVVGDKNFVGRVDPRSKARIGDKLQVTLNLDNMHLFDKATERAIR from the coding sequence ATGGCAAGTGTAACGTACGACCATGTCACCAAGAAATTCGGCGAGGTGACCGCCATCAACGATTTGAACATTTCAGTAGCCGACAAGGAATTTCTGGTGCTAGTCGGGCCTTCGGGGTGCGGCAAGTCTACCGCCCTCCGCATGTTGGCCGGGCTGGAAGAGATCACCGGCGGCGAGATCCGCATCGGCGACCGCGTCGTCAACGACGTGGCCCCGAAGGATCGCGACATCGCCATGGTGTTCCAGTCTTACGCGCTTTACCCGCACATGAGCGTGTACGACAACATGGCCTTCGGCCTCAAGCTTCGCAAGATGCCCAAAGCCGAGATTGACACCCGGGTGAAGAAGGCGGCGGACATTCTGAGCATCGGCCAACTGCTCAACCGCAAGCCCAAGCAACTCTCCGGCGGCCAGCGCCAGCGCGTGGCCGTAGGCCGGGCCATCGTCCGCAACCCGGCCGTCTTCCTCTTCGACGAGCCACTCTCCAACCTGGACGCCAAACTCCGGGTGCAGACCCGCGCCGAAATCTCCAAGCTTCACCAGCAACTCGGCACGACTTTCATTTACGTCACCCACGATCAAGTGGAAGCGATGACGATGGCCAGCCGCATCGCCGTGATGAAGGACGGCGTCCTCCAGCAGATTGACAGCCCGCAAAACCTCTACGACCGGCCCGACAACGTTTTCGTGGCCGGGTTCATCGGGTCGCCATCCATGAACTTCTTCGACGCCCGCGTGAAGTCGGATAATGGCAAAATGGTGGTGGACTGCGGCGCGTTCCACGTCACCGTGCCCGAAGGCCGGGATGGGCCTTACAAGTCTCACGTCGGCAAAGACGTGATCATGGGCGTCCGCCCCGAAGACATCCACGACCCCAACTACGCCCCGCCCGGCATTCATCAGGCCCCGGTGGAGGCCAGGGTGGACGTGACCGAGTTGATGGGCAACGAAGTCTTCCTTTACCTCGTCGTCGGCGACAAGAACTTTGTGGGCCGGGTGGACCCGCGCAGCAAGGCCCGCATCGGCGACAAGTTGCAGGTGACTCTAAACCTGGACAACATGCACCTGTTCGATAAGGCGACTGAGCGGGCGATTCGGTAA
- a CDS encoding arginase family protein — translation MTLSLISVPFSQDQHLRGMGQAPGALRSAGLLARLAERGLRVARDVTLADVWGEGDMLTRLGRLQAGVADSVAQALSDGHTPVILGGDCCNAIGMWSGIARARSNLKVGVAWFDAHGDWNTEETTLSGYIGGMPYAAICGYGNAALRRDAGLTKPAATKHCALLGARDLDPPEKALLDTTTVTVLTTEQIRQSHASALHALAGADVLYLHFDVDVLDLNEAPGVNYPAPGGLSSDEAIRIARDLIAAKPLLAFTLSAVDPTLDASGKTVETGMKVLLEILANDKRET, via the coding sequence ATGACCCTCTCCCTCATCTCCGTCCCCTTCAGCCAGGATCAACATTTGCGCGGCATGGGCCAGGCGCCGGGCGCACTACGCTCGGCCGGCCTGCTGGCGCGACTGGCCGAACGCGGCCTGCGCGTGGCCCGCGATGTGACTCTGGCTGACGTTTGGGGCGAAGGCGACATGCTCACCCGGTTGGGCCGCCTCCAGGCCGGGGTGGCCGACTCGGTGGCCCAGGCCTTGAGTGACGGCCACACACCCGTCATCCTCGGCGGCGACTGTTGCAACGCCATCGGTATGTGGAGCGGCATCGCTCGCGCCCGATCCAACTTGAAAGTGGGCGTGGCCTGGTTCGACGCGCACGGCGACTGGAACACTGAAGAGACCACCCTCTCCGGTTACATCGGCGGGATGCCTTACGCCGCCATTTGCGGCTATGGCAACGCTGCCCTGCGCCGCGACGCCGGACTTACAAAACCCGCTGCTACCAAACACTGCGCTCTGCTCGGCGCGCGCGACCTCGACCCGCCCGAAAAGGCCTTGCTCGATACCACAACCGTCACTGTGCTGACAACCGAACAGATTCGCCAAAGCCACGCATCTGCTTTGCACGCCCTGGCCGGCGCTGACGTCCTCTATCTTCACTTCGACGTGGACGTGTTGGACTTGAATGAAGCGCCGGGCGTGAACTACCCGGCCCCCGGCGGCCTGAGCAGTGACGAAGCGATTCGCATCGCTCGCGACCTGATCGCCGCCAAGCCCTTGCTGGCTTTCACCCTGAGCGCCGTTGACCCGACTCTTGACGCCAGTGGCAAGACGGTTGAAACGGGGATGAAGGTGCTATTGGAAATCCTGGCAAACGACAAACGTGAAACGTGA
- the gpmA gene encoding 2,3-diphosphoglycerate-dependent phosphoglycerate mutase produces the protein MTYKLVLIRHGQSDWNLENRFTGWTDVDLTGLGRTEARNGGQLLRDGGYTFDVAYTSVLKRAIKTLWIVLEAMELEWIPVYRAWQLNERHYGALQGLNKAEMAEQYGEAQVKIWRRSYDTPPPPLDLSDERHPAHDRRYAALTPDELPRTESLKETLGRVLPYWHSTLAPAIKSGQRVLIAAHGNSIRALVKYLDNISDEAIPELNIPTGIPLVYELDDSLKPLKNYYLGDAEAVKKAAEAVAAQGQAK, from the coding sequence ATGACCTACAAACTCGTCCTCATCCGTCACGGACAAAGCGATTGGAATCTGGAAAACCGTTTCACCGGTTGGACCGACGTGGATTTAACCGGCCTGGGTCGGACGGAGGCCCGGAACGGCGGCCAGCTTTTACGCGACGGCGGCTACACCTTCGACGTGGCCTACACATCCGTCCTCAAGCGCGCCATCAAAACACTGTGGATCGTTTTAGAGGCGATGGAACTGGAATGGATTCCGGTTTACCGGGCCTGGCAACTCAACGAGCGGCATTATGGCGCTCTGCAGGGCCTGAACAAGGCCGAGATGGCCGAGCAATACGGCGAGGCGCAGGTGAAGATTTGGCGGCGAAGTTACGACACGCCGCCGCCGCCGCTCGACCTCAGCGACGAGCGCCACCCAGCCCACGACCGCCGCTATGCGGCCCTCACACCGGACGAACTGCCGCGCACCGAATCGCTCAAAGAGACTCTAGGCCGCGTCTTGCCGTACTGGCACAGCACGCTGGCCCCGGCGATTAAATCCGGCCAGCGAGTGCTCATCGCCGCTCACGGCAACAGCATCCGCGCCCTCGTTAAGTATCTCGACAACATTTCAGACGAGGCCATCCCCGAACTCAACATCCCCACCGGCATCCCGCTCGTCTACGAACTCGACGACTCTTTGAAGCCGCTCAAGAATTACTATCTGGGCGATGCCGAAGCGGTGAAGAAAGCGGCAGAGGCAGTGGCGGCGCAGGGCCAAGCGAAGTAG